Proteins from a single region of Oncorhynchus nerka isolate Pitt River linkage group LG18, Oner_Uvic_2.0, whole genome shotgun sequence:
- the LOC135561596 gene encoding uncharacterized protein LOC135561596, whose protein sequence is MDTPPPCAILPWTHPLHVLLPHGHTPSLCCSPMDIPPLCCSPMDIPLPVLLPHGHTPSLCCSPMDIPPPCAAPPWTHPPCAAPPWTHPSLSHGHTPPCAAPPWTYPSLCCSPMDIPPPCAAPPWTYSLPVLLPHGHTPPALLPHGHTPSLRCSPMDTPPPCAILPWTHPLCYSPMNTPSCAILPWTHPSLSYYPMETPPPCAAPPWTYPLPVLLPHGHTPSLRCSPMDTPPPCAILPWTHPSLRCSPMDIPPPCAAPPWTYPSLCCSPMDILPPCAAPPWTHPSLRCSPMDTPLPALLPHGHTPSLCYSPMDTPPVLFSHEHPLLCYSPMDTPPP, encoded by the coding sequence ATGGACACACCCCCTCCCTGTGCTATCCTCCCATGGACACACCCCCTCCATGTGCTGCTCCCCCATGGACATACCCcctccctgtgctgctcccccatggacataccccccctgtgctgctcccccatggacatacccctccctgtgctgctcccccatggacatactccctccctgtgctgctcccccatggacataccccctccctgtgctgctcccccaTGGACACACCCTCCCTGCGCTGCTCCCCCATGgacacacccctccctctcccatggACACACCCCTCCCTGCGCTGCTCCCCCATGGACATACCcctccctgtgctgctcccccatggacataccccctccctgtgctgctcccccatggacatactccctccctgtgctgctcccccaTGGACACACCCCCCCTGCGCTGCTCCCCCATGGACACACCCCCTCCCTGCGCTGCTCCCCCATGGACACACCCCCTCCCTGTGCTATTCTCCCATGGACACACCCCCTGTGCTATTCTCCCATGAACACCCCCTCCTGTGCTATTCTCCCATGGACACACCCCTCCCTGAGCTATTATCCCATGGAAACACCCcctccctgtgctgctcccccatggacataccccctccctgtgctgctcccccaTGGACACACCCCCTCCCTGCGCTGCTCCCCCATGGACACACCCCCTCCCTGTGCTATTCTCCCATGGACACACCCCTCCCTGCGCTGCTCCCCCATGGACATACCCcctccctgtgctgctcccccatggacatacccctccctgtgctgctcccccatggacatactccctccctgtgctgctcccccaTGGACACACCCCTCCCTGCGCTGCTCCCCCATGGACACACCCCTCCCTGCGCTGCTCCCCCATGGACACACCCCCTCCCTGTGCTATTCTCCCATGGACACACCCCCTGTGCTATTCTCCCATGAACACCCCCTCCTGTGCTATTCTCCCATGGACACACCCCCTCCCTGA
- the LOC135561595 gene encoding uncharacterized protein LOC135561595 — MDIPLPVLIPHGHTPSLCCSPMDIPLPVLLPHGHTPSLCCSPMDIPPPCAAPPWIYPLPVLLPHGHTPSLCCSPMAIPPPCAAPHGHTPSLCCSPMDIPPPCAAPPWTHPLPVLLPHGHTPSLCCSPMDIPPLCCSPMDIPLPVLLPHGHTPSLCCSPMDTPPLCYSPMDTPPVLFSHGHPLLCYSPMDTPLPELFSHGNTPSLCCSPMDTPPPCAAPPWTHPSLCYSPMDTPPVLFSHGHPLLCYSPMDTPLPELFSHGHTPSLSYSPMETPPPVLFSHGHTPSLSFSPMETPPPVLFSHGHTPFRATLPWTHPLRCYSSHGHTPSLATPPCIHPLLCYSSHGHTLSLCCSPMEITPPCAAPPWTYHLPVLLPHGHTLSLCCSPMDTPPPCAAPPWTHPLPVLLPHGHTPPCAAPHGHTPSLCCSPMDIPLPVLLPDGHTPSLRCSPWTYPLPVLLPHGQTPPCAAPPWTYPLPVLLPVDIPTPCAAPRGHTPSLCCSPMDTPPPCAAPPWTYPLPVLLPHGHTPSLCCSPMDTPLPVLFSHGHTPWYCRNVLPRRKPQISCV, encoded by the exons ATGGACATACCCCTCCCTGTGCTGATCCCTCATGGACATACCCcctccctgtgctgctcccccatggacatacccctccctgtgctgctcccccaTGGACACACCCCAtccctgtgctgctcccccatggacataccccctccctgtgctgctcccccaTGGATATACCCcctccctgtgctgctcccccatggacataccccctccctgtgctgctcccccaTGGCCATACCCcctccctgtgctgctccccaTGGACATACCCcctccctgtgctgctcccccatggacataccccctccctgtgctgctcccccTTGGACACACCCcctccctgtgctgctcccccatggacacaccccctccctgtgctgctcccccatggacataccccccctgtgctgctcccccatggacatacccctccctgtgctgctcccccatggacataccccctccctgtgctgctcccccaTGGACACACCCCCCCTGTGCTATTCTCCCATGGACACACCCCCTGTGCTGTTCTCCCATGGACACCCCCTCCTGTGCTATTCTCCCATGGACACACCCCTCCCTGAGCTATTCTCCCATGGAAACACCCcctccctgtgctgctcccccatggacacaccccctccctgtgctgctcccccaTGGACACACCCCTCCCTGTGCTATTCTCCCATGGACACACCCCCTGTGCTATTCTCCCATGGACACCCCCTCTTGTGCTATTCTCCCATGGACACACCCCTCCCTGAGCTATTCTCCCATGGACACACCCCCTCCCTGAGCTATTCTCCCATGGAAACACCCCCTCCTGTGCTATTCTCCCATGGACACACCCCCTCCCTGAGCTTTTCTCCCATGGAAACACCCCCTCCTGTGCTATTCTCCCATGGACACACCCCCTTCCGCGCTACTCTCCCATGGACACACCCCCTCCGGTGCTATTCTTCTCATGGACACACCCCTTCCCTCGCTACTCCACCATGTATACACCCCCTCCTGTGCTATTCTTCTCATGGACACACCCTctccctgtgctgctcccccatggagataacccctccctgtgctgctcccccatggacataccacctccctgtgctgctcccccaTGGACACACCCTctccctgtgctgctcccccatggacacaccccctccctgtgctgctcccccatggacacaccccctccctgtgctgctcccccatggacatacccctccctgtgctgctccccaTGGACATACCCcctccctgtgctgctcccccatggacatacccctccctgtgctgctccccGATGGACATACCCCCTCCCTGCGCTGCTCCCCATGGACATACCCcctccctgtgctgctcccccatggacaaacccctccctgtgctgctcccccatggacataccccctccctgtgctgctccccGTGGACATACCCACTCCCTGTGCTGCTCCCCGTGGACATACCCcctccctgtgctgctcccccatggacacaccccctccctgtgctgctcccccatggacataccccctccctgtgctgctcccccatggacacaccccctccctgtgctgctcccccaTGGACACACCCCTCCCTGTGCTATTCTCCCATGGACACACCCCCT GGTACTGTAGGAACGTCCTGCCCCGGAGAAAGCCACAGATCAGCTGTGTTTGA